A part of Rhodamnia argentea isolate NSW1041297 chromosome 8, ASM2092103v1, whole genome shotgun sequence genomic DNA contains:
- the LOC115738237 gene encoding ABC transporter F family member 4, protein MGKKKTEESASVAKGKAGSKDGAKDGKREKLSVSAMLASMDQKPEKPKKGSSSSLSSNAGKSKAKTTSKLPSYTDGLDLPPSDEEEEYASGEDQVENEASKRLSRQQRSETKALDVNLSEKEMKKREKKDTLAAYAAEQAKQEALKDDHDAFTVVIGSRASVLEGEEEADANVKDITVDNFSVSARGKELLKNTSVKISHGKRYGLIGPNGMGKSTLLKLLAWRKIPVPKNIDVLLVEQEVTGDNRSALEAVVSANEELVKVRQEVASLQNLSSVDGADGEGEDSNEDDAGEKLVELYEKLQILGSDAAEAQASKILAGLGFSKQMQARPTKSFSGGWRMRISLARALFVQPTLLLLDEPTNHLDLRAVLWLEEYLCRWKKTLVVVSHDRDFLNTVCTDIIHLHDLKLHFYRGNFDDFESGYEQRRKEMNKKFEIYEKQVKAAKRSGNRVQQEKVKDRAKFTAAKEASKGKSKGKVDEDEPLAEAPKKWRDYSVEFHFPEPTELTPPLLQLIEVSFSYPGRDDFRLSNVDVGIDMGTRVAIVGPNGAGKSTLLNLLAGDLVPTEGEVRRSQKLRIGRYSQHFVDLLTMEETPVQYLLRLHPDQEGLSKQEAVRAKLGKFGLPSHNHLTPIAKLSGGQKARVVFTSISMSKPHILLLDEPTNHLDMQSIDALADALDEFTGGVVLVSHDSRLISRVCDDEEQSEIWVVEDGTVKFFPGTFEEYKEELQREIKAEVDE, encoded by the coding sequence ATGGGGAAGAAGAAAACCGAGGAATCTGCATCGGTCGCGAAGGGTAAGGCGGGCAGCAAGGATGGAGCAAAAGATggcaagagagagaagctctcggtaTCAGCCATGCTAGCCAGCATGGACCAAAAGCCAGAAAAGCCAAAGAAGGGATCGTCGTCTTCTTTGAGCAGTAATGCTGGTAAATCTAAGgcaaaaacaacttcaaaactCCCATCTTATACAGATGGACTTGACCTTCCTCCTTCTGACGAGGAAGAAGAATATGCATCTGGTGAAGATCAAGTGGAGAATGAAGCTAGCAAACGCCTCAGCCGGCAGCAGAGGTCTGAAACAAAGGCCCTTGATGTAAACCTAAGCGAGAAagagatgaagaagagagaaaagaaggacaCGCTTGCTGCGTATGCTGCAGAACAAGCTAAACAGGAAGCTCTGAAGGATGACCACGATGCTTTCACTGTTGTCATTGGTAGCCGAGCTTCTGTTCttgaaggtgaagaggaagcAGATGCTAATGTGAAGGATATTACTGTTGACAACTTCTCTGTCTCAGCCAGAGGAAAAGAACTTCTAAAGAACACATCAGTGAAGATATCTCATGGGAAGAGGTATGGTCTGATTGGACCAAATGGTATGGGCAAATCTACATTGTTAAAGCTGCTTGCTTGGAGGAAGATACCAGTCCCTAAGAATATCGATGTTCTTTTGGTGGAACAAGAAGTAACTGGTGATAATAGGTCCGCTTTGGAAGCAGTTGTATCTGCCAATGAAGAGCTGGTCAAGGTTAGACAAGAGGTAGCCTCATTACAAAACTTATCTTCTGTCGATGGTGCTGATGGAGAAGGTGAAGACAGTAATGAAGATGATGCTGGGGAGAAGCTGGTCGAGTTGTATGAGAAATTGCAGATCTTGGGGTCAGATGCTGCTGAGGCTCAGGCGTCGAAAATTCTAGCTGGGTTGGGATTTAGCAAACAAATGCAAGCTCGTCCGACCAAATCATTCAGTGGTGGTTGGCGAATGAGAATATCGCTGGCTAGAGCCCTTTTTGTGCAGCCAACTCTTCTGTTACTGGATGAACCCACCAACCATCTTGACCTTAGGGCTGTTCTGTGGTTAGAGGAATACTTGTGCAGGTGGAAGAAGACTCTTGTTGTTGTCTCACATGATCGAGATTTTCTCAACACTGTTTGCACTGATATCATTCATCTTCATGACCTGAAACTCCACTTTTATCGAGGCAACTTTGATGATTTTGAAAGTGGGTATGAGCAGCGGCGGAAAGAAATGAACAAGAAGTTTGAGATTTATGAGAAGCAGGTCAAAGCTGCCAAGAGGTCTGGAAACCGTGTTCAGCAGGAAAAAGTTAAAGATCGGGCGAAGTTCACCGCAGCCAAGGAAGCATCGAAGGGCAAGTCAAAGGGCAAGGTTGATGAAGATGAGCCATTAGCAGAGGCACCAAAGAAATGGAGGGATTACAGTGTGGAGTTTCACTTTCCAGAACCTACCGAGCTTACTCCACCGCTCTTGCAGCTAATTGAGGTCAGCTTCAGCTATCCAGGTCGAGATGATTTTAGGCTCTCGAACGTCGATGTAGGTATTGATATGGGAACTCGTGTTGCTATTGTTGGGCCAAATGGAGCTGGGAAATCTACTTTACTGAATCTCCTTGCTGGGGATTTGGTTCCAACTGAGGGTGAAGTACGGAGGAGTCAGAAGTTGAGAATTGGCAGGTACTCGCAGCACTTTGTGGACCTACTGACCATGGAAGAAACACCGGTTCAGTATCTTCTCCGTCTCCATCCAGATCAGGAGGGTCTTAGCAAGCAGGAGGCTGTCCGAGCAAAGCTTGGTAAGTTTGGTCTTCCCAGTCACAATCACCTCACTCCTATTGCAAAATTATCCGGAGGTCAGAAAGCTCGTGTGGTCTTCACTTCGATATCCATGTCGAAACCGCACATATTGCTGCTGGACGAGCCAACGAATCATTTAGATATGCAGAGTATTGATGCTCTGGCTGATGCACTGGACGAGTTCACTGGTGGAGTCGTCCTCGTGAGTCACGACTCTAGGCTTATATCACGTGTTtgtgatgatgaagagcaaAGTGAAATTTGGGTTGTAGAAGATGGAACTGTTAAATTTTTCCCAGGAACGTTCGAAGAGTACAAGGAGGAACTTCAAAGAGAAATCAAAGCTGAGGTTGATGAGTGA
- the LOC115738218 gene encoding MAP3K epsilon protein kinase 1-like isoform X1, with translation MARQVTTSHFHKSKTLDNKYMLGDEIGKGAYGRVYKGLDLENGDFVAIKQVSLENIAQEDLNIIMQEIDLLKNLNHKNIVKYLGSSKTKTHLHIILEYVENGSLANIIKPNKFGPFPESLVAVYIAQVLEGLVYLHEQGVIHRDIKGANILTTKEGLVKLADFGVATKLNEADVNTHSVVGTPYWMAPEVIEMSGVCAASDIWSVGCTVIELLTCVPPYYDLQPMPALFRIVQDDHPPIPDSLSPDITDFLRQCFKKDARQRPDAKTLLSHPWIQNCRRALQSSLRHSGTLRNIQEDVSMDPESANADNEGVSRSPAAEKVEDLVKEEYVNVEVDRGGSDKDNSPDHTVKPDDTEDDLSSYQVPTLAILEKSSLQLGSAMENAEKEIDTSCEHMALEHPEKSDHDEALINCEMGSPESSRRKKTKNGGTGNLKHAENSSFGFGSKSQDSFKKAAKMPVTNELSRFSDTPGDASLDDLFHPIDKSMNGRATEASSSSASTSHPTQGNAHSTEAGKYDLATKLRATIVQKQMETETEQHNGGGNLLRLMIDALKDDVIDIDGLVFDEKLPGEHIFPLQVVEFGRLVGSLRPDESEDVIVSNCQKLIAIFHQRPDQKLIFVSQHGLLPLMELLKVPKNRIICSVLQLINEIIKDNTDFQENACLIGLIPVVMNFAVPVPDRPREIRMEAAYFFRQLCQSGSLTLQMFLACQGIPVLVGFLEADYARHREMVHLAIDGMWQVFKLQRSTPRKEFCFIAASNGILLRLINTLYSLNEAARLASISGGTGFPGDGLARWPRSGQLDPSHSAFLQSEALVSAADQPDNFKVRHGIADHSLPAGVQEPSRVSTSNSQTLDASQSDSRHLPIDLDRLQSCSLAIDSSRGELELRQQRIPNSANRISTDKPLKLTDGASNGHSSSVTSQQEQVRPLLSLLEKEPPSRRFSGQLEYVRHLSGLERHESILPLLHAANDKKTNGELDFVMAEFAAEVTGHRRENVNVDSTPRASHKTINKKTGLPGCEGATSTSGIASQTTSGVLSGSGVLNARPGSAASSGLLSHVVSTLNEDVARDYLEKVAELLLEFAQADTTVKSYMCSQGLLLRLFQMFNRIERPILLKILKCINHLSMDPNCLESLQRAEAIKYLIPNLELKDGPLVSQIHHEVLHSLFNLCKINKRRQEQASENGIIPHLMHFIVTDSPLKPHALPLLCDMAHASRNSREQLRAHGGLDVYLSLLDDEFWSVTALDSIAVCLAHDNDSRRVEQALLKKEAVQKLVKFFQSCPEQHFVHILEPFLKIITKSSRINTTLAVNGLTPLLVARLDHQDAIARLNLLKLIKAVYEHHPRPKQLIVENNLPLKLQNLIEERRDGQSSGGQVLVKQMGTSLLKALHINTVL, from the exons aTGGCTCGCCAAGTCACCACCTCGCATTTCCACAAATCGAAGACTCTCGATAACAAATAT ATGCTTGGAGACGAGATTGGAAAAGGAGCATATGGTCGAGTTTACAAGGGTTTGGACTTGGAGAATGGAGACTTTGTGGCAATTAAGCAAGTTTCATTGGAGAACATTGCTCAAGAGGATCTTAATATTATTATG CAAGAGATTGATCTACTGAAG AATCTAAACCACAAAAACATTGTGAAATATCTGGGGTCCTCGAAAACAAAGACTCATCTCCACATTATCCTTGA ATATGTGGAGAATGGATCACTTGCAAACATTATCAAGCCAAACAAGTTTGGACCTTTTCCAGAATCATTGGTTGCTGTCTACATAGCTCAG GTTTTGGAAGGGCTGGTTTACCTACACGAACAGGGTGTCATTCATCGGGATATTAAGGGGGCAAACATTTTGACGACAAAAGAG GGACTTGTCAAACTTGCTGATTTTGGTGTTGCTACAAAGTTAAACGAGGCTGATGTGAACACTCATTCTGTTGTTGGAACTCCCTATTGGATGGCACCTGAG GTGATTGAAATGTCAGGGGTTTGCGCTGCATCAGATATTTGGAGTGTTGGCTGTACAGTGATTGAACTTCTCACTTGTGTTCCACCTTACTATGATTTGCAACCTATGCCAGCTCTTTTCCGGATCGTTCAG GATGATCATCCTCCCATACCTGATAGTCTATCTCCTGATATTACTGATTTTCTGCGTCAGTGCTTTAAGAAG GATGCTCGACAGAGGCCTGATGCAAAAACATTACTTTCGCATCCTTGGATACAAAATTGTAGGCGCGCCTTGCAATCTTCTCTTCGTCATAGTGGAACATTGAG AAATATACAGGAAGATGTTTCAATGGATCCAGAAAGTGCCAATGCGGATAATGAGGGTGTCAGCAGAAGTCCTGCCGCAGAGAAAGTGGAA GATCTGGTGAAAGAAGAATATGTAAATGTGGAGGTGGATAGAGGTGGATCTGATAAAGATAATTCTCCAGATCATACCGTCAAACCAGATGATACAGAAGATGATCTCTCGTCATATCAAGTTCCCACTTTAGCCATACTAGAAAAGTCATCTCTACAACTTGGTTCCGCAATGGAGAATGCTGAAAAGGAGATAGACACATCATGTGAACATATGGCTCTGGAGCACCCAGAGAAGAGTGACCATGATGAAGCACTCATTAACTGTGAGATGGGGTCTCCTGAATCAAGTcggagaaagaaaacaaaaaatggagGAACAGGAAATTTAAAGCATGCCGAGAATAGTTCATTTGGTTTTGGTTCAAAATCTCAAGACAGTTTCAAAAAG GCTGCAAAGATGCCGGTCACAAATGAATTGAGTAGATTCAGCGATACTCCGGGAGATGCTTCCTTGGATGATTTATTCCATCCCATTGACAAAAGCATGAATGGTCGAGCAACTGAAGCCTCATCTTCATCAGCATCCACATCACATCCAACTCAAGGCAATGCGCATTCGACTGAGGCCGGGAAATATGATCTTGCTACGAAATTGAGGGCTACAATTGTTCAAAAACAAATGGAAACTGAAACTGAGCAGCATAACGGTGGCGGTAATTTGTTACGCCTAATGATAGATGCTTTGAAGGACGATGTGATTGATATTGATGGTTTG GTCTTTGATGAAAAGTTGCCAGGAGAACATATATTTCCTTTGCAG GTTGTTGAGTTTGGGAGATTGGTTGGATCTTTGAGACCAGACGAATCAGAAGATGTGATTGTTTCTAACTGCCAAAAGCTTATTGCCATATTTCACCAGCGTCCAGATCAGAAACTCATATTTGTCAGCCAACATGGCTTGCTCCCCTTAATGGAATTGCTAAAAGTTCCTAAAAATCGT ATAATATGTTCGGTGCTCCAACTTATAAATGAGATAATTAAGGATAATACTGACTTTCAGGAGAATGCTTGTCTTATTGGTTTG ATCCCAGTGGTAATGAACTTCGCCGTCCCCGTCCCTGATCGCCCCCGGGAAATTCGCATGGAGGCAGCTTATTTTTTCCGGCAGCTTTGTCAATCCGg CTCCTTAACACTGCAGATGTTCCTAGCTTGCCAAGGAATACCTGTCCTTGTGGGCTTTCTGGAGGCTGACTATGCTAGACACAG GGAAATGGTTCATCTGGCTATTGACGGTATGTGGCAGGTATTTAAGCTTCAGCGCTCGACTCCTCGGAAGGAATTTTGCTTCATCGCTGCTAGTAATGGAATCCTTCTGAGGCTAATCAATACACTATATAGCTTAAATGAGGCTGCTCGGTTGGCTTCTATATCTGGAGGGACTGGCTTTCCAGGGGATGGTTTAGCTAGATGGCCACGGTCTGGTCAATTAGATCCTAGTCATTCTGCTTTCCTGCAGAGTGAGGCACTCGTTTCTGCAGCTGACCAGCCAGATAATTTTAAGGTTAGGCACGGAATTGCTGATCATTCTCTGCCAGCTGGAGTGCAGGAACCTTCACGTGTTTCAACTTCGAATTCCCAGACCTTAGATGCCAGTCAATCTGATTCCCGCCATCTTCCCATAGACCTAGATAGGCTTCAATCTTGCAGTTTGGCAATTGACTCTTCGCGAGGAGAGCTCGAACTTAGACAACAGCGCATTCCCAATTCCGCAAATAGGATATCCACAGATAAGCCTTTGAAATTGACGGATGGTGCATCAAATGGACATTCCAGTTCGGTAACCTCTCAGCAAGAGCAAGTGCGACCTCTACTTAGCTTGTTGGAGAAGGAGCCGCCTTCCCGACGTTTTTCTGGCCAACTCGAGTATGTTCGTCACCTATCTGGGTTAGAGAGACATGAAAGCATATTGCCTCTACTCCATGCTGCTAATGACAAGAAGACAAATGGAGAACTAGATTTTGTGATGGCTGAATTTGCAG CAGAAGTCACTGGGCACAGAAGGGAGAATGTGAATGTTGACTCTACTCCTAGAGCTTCACACAAGACAATAAATAAGAAGACAGGACTGCCTGGATGTGAGGGAGCTACTTCCACATCTGGAATTGCATCTCAGACTACTTCAGGTGTGCTATCTGGTTCTGGTGTTTTGAATGCCAGACCAGGAAGTGCAGCATCATCCGGGTTGCTTTCACACGTGGTCTCAACTCTGAATGAAGATGTAGCGCGAGACTATCTAGAAAAGGTTGCTGAACTTCTACTTGAGTTTGCACAAGCGGATACAACTGTTAAATCATATATGTGTAGCCAGGGTTTGCTCCTCCGTCTTTTCCAGATGTTTAACCGGATAGAGCGCCCCATTCTTTTGAAG ATACTGAAGTGCATAAATCATCTCTCAATGGACCCAAATTGCTTGGAAAGTCTCCAGCGTGCAGAGGCAATTAAATATCTGATTCCGAACCTTGAACTTAAAGACGGGCCACTTGTATCGCAGATACATCACGAG GTTCTCCATTCACTCTTCAATTTGTGCAAGATAAATAAGAGGAGACAAGAGCAAGCCTCGGAAAATGGAATCATTCCACACTTGATGCATTTTATCGTGACAGATTCGCCATTGAAGCCCCATGCGTTGCCTTTATTGTGTGATATGGCTCACGCATCACGTAATTCAAGGGAGCAACTGAGGGCCCATGGGGGACTTGACGTGTATCTAAGTCTGCTAGATGATGAGTTTTGGTCAGTAACAGCATTGGATTCCATTGCTGTCTGCTTGGCTCATGACAATGACAGTCGGAGAGTGGAGCAGGCATTGTTGAAGAAGGAAGCGGTTCAGAAATTGGTGAAGTTTTTCCAGAGTTGTCCAGAGCAACATTTTGTCCACATTTTGGAgcctttcttaaaaataataac CAAATCGTCTAGGATCAATACAACGCTAGCTGTTAATGGTCTAACGCCTTTGCTCGTTGCAAGGCTAGACCATCAGGATGCTATTGCCCGTCTTAATCTGCTCAAGCTAATTAAG GCTGTTTATGAGCACCACCCTCGTCCCAAGCAGCTGATTGTGGAAAACAATTTGCCCCTGAAACTTCAAAACCTAATCGAGGAACGCAGAGATGGGCAGAGCTCCGGAGGTCAAGTCTTAGTTAAACAGATGGGGACGTCCCTTCTCAAGGCGCTCCACATCAACACCGTCTTGTGA
- the LOC115738218 gene encoding MAP3K epsilon protein kinase 1-like isoform X2, giving the protein MARQVTTSHFHKSKTLDNKYMLGDEIGKGAYGRVYKGLDLENGDFVAIKQVSLENIAQEDLNIIMQEIDLLKNLNHKNIVKYLGSSKTKTHLHIILEYVENGSLANIIKPNKFGPFPESLVAVYIAQVLEGLVYLHEQGVIHRDIKGANILTTKEGLVKLADFGVATKLNEADVNTHSVVGTPYWMAPEVIEMSGVCAASDIWSVGCTVIELLTCVPPYYDLQPMPALFRIVQDDHPPIPDSLSPDITDFLRQCFKKDARQRPDAKTLLSHPWIQNCRRALQSSLRHSGTLRNIQEDVSMDPESANADNEGVSRSPAAEKVEDLVKEEYVNVEVDRGGSDKDNSPDHTVKPDDTEDDLSSYQVPTLAILEKSSLQLGSAMENAEKEIDTSCEHMALEHPEKSDHDEALINCEMGSPESSRRKKTKNGGTGNLKHAENSSFGFGSKSQDSFKKAAKMPVTNELSRFSDTPGDASLDDLFHPIDKSMNGRATEASSSSASTSHPTQGNAHSTEAGKYDLATKLRATIVQKQMETETEQHNGGGNLLRLMIDALKDDVIDIDGLVFDEKLPGEHIFPLQVVEFGRLVGSLRPDESEDVIVSNCQKLIAIFHQRPDQKLIFVSQHGLLPLMELLKVPKNRIICSVLQLINEIIKDNTDFQENACLIGLIPVVMNFAVPVPDRPREIRMEAAYFFRQLCQSGSLTLQMFLACQGIPVLVGFLEADYARHREMVHLAIDGMWQVFKLQRSTPRKEFCFIAASNGILLRLINTLYSLNEAARLASISGGTGFPGDGLARWPRSGQLDPSHSAFLQSEALVSAADQPDNFKVRHGIADHSLPAGVQEPSRVSTSNSQTLDASQSDSRHLPIDLDRLQSCSLAIDSSRGELELRQQRIPNSANRISTDKPLKLTDGASNGHSSSVTSQQEQVRPLLSLLEKEPPSRRFSGQLEYVRHLSGLERHESILPLLHAANDKKTNGELDFVMAEFAEVTGHRRENVNVDSTPRASHKTINKKTGLPGCEGATSTSGIASQTTSGVLSGSGVLNARPGSAASSGLLSHVVSTLNEDVARDYLEKVAELLLEFAQADTTVKSYMCSQGLLLRLFQMFNRIERPILLKILKCINHLSMDPNCLESLQRAEAIKYLIPNLELKDGPLVSQIHHEVLHSLFNLCKINKRRQEQASENGIIPHLMHFIVTDSPLKPHALPLLCDMAHASRNSREQLRAHGGLDVYLSLLDDEFWSVTALDSIAVCLAHDNDSRRVEQALLKKEAVQKLVKFFQSCPEQHFVHILEPFLKIITKSSRINTTLAVNGLTPLLVARLDHQDAIARLNLLKLIKAVYEHHPRPKQLIVENNLPLKLQNLIEERRDGQSSGGQVLVKQMGTSLLKALHINTVL; this is encoded by the exons aTGGCTCGCCAAGTCACCACCTCGCATTTCCACAAATCGAAGACTCTCGATAACAAATAT ATGCTTGGAGACGAGATTGGAAAAGGAGCATATGGTCGAGTTTACAAGGGTTTGGACTTGGAGAATGGAGACTTTGTGGCAATTAAGCAAGTTTCATTGGAGAACATTGCTCAAGAGGATCTTAATATTATTATG CAAGAGATTGATCTACTGAAG AATCTAAACCACAAAAACATTGTGAAATATCTGGGGTCCTCGAAAACAAAGACTCATCTCCACATTATCCTTGA ATATGTGGAGAATGGATCACTTGCAAACATTATCAAGCCAAACAAGTTTGGACCTTTTCCAGAATCATTGGTTGCTGTCTACATAGCTCAG GTTTTGGAAGGGCTGGTTTACCTACACGAACAGGGTGTCATTCATCGGGATATTAAGGGGGCAAACATTTTGACGACAAAAGAG GGACTTGTCAAACTTGCTGATTTTGGTGTTGCTACAAAGTTAAACGAGGCTGATGTGAACACTCATTCTGTTGTTGGAACTCCCTATTGGATGGCACCTGAG GTGATTGAAATGTCAGGGGTTTGCGCTGCATCAGATATTTGGAGTGTTGGCTGTACAGTGATTGAACTTCTCACTTGTGTTCCACCTTACTATGATTTGCAACCTATGCCAGCTCTTTTCCGGATCGTTCAG GATGATCATCCTCCCATACCTGATAGTCTATCTCCTGATATTACTGATTTTCTGCGTCAGTGCTTTAAGAAG GATGCTCGACAGAGGCCTGATGCAAAAACATTACTTTCGCATCCTTGGATACAAAATTGTAGGCGCGCCTTGCAATCTTCTCTTCGTCATAGTGGAACATTGAG AAATATACAGGAAGATGTTTCAATGGATCCAGAAAGTGCCAATGCGGATAATGAGGGTGTCAGCAGAAGTCCTGCCGCAGAGAAAGTGGAA GATCTGGTGAAAGAAGAATATGTAAATGTGGAGGTGGATAGAGGTGGATCTGATAAAGATAATTCTCCAGATCATACCGTCAAACCAGATGATACAGAAGATGATCTCTCGTCATATCAAGTTCCCACTTTAGCCATACTAGAAAAGTCATCTCTACAACTTGGTTCCGCAATGGAGAATGCTGAAAAGGAGATAGACACATCATGTGAACATATGGCTCTGGAGCACCCAGAGAAGAGTGACCATGATGAAGCACTCATTAACTGTGAGATGGGGTCTCCTGAATCAAGTcggagaaagaaaacaaaaaatggagGAACAGGAAATTTAAAGCATGCCGAGAATAGTTCATTTGGTTTTGGTTCAAAATCTCAAGACAGTTTCAAAAAG GCTGCAAAGATGCCGGTCACAAATGAATTGAGTAGATTCAGCGATACTCCGGGAGATGCTTCCTTGGATGATTTATTCCATCCCATTGACAAAAGCATGAATGGTCGAGCAACTGAAGCCTCATCTTCATCAGCATCCACATCACATCCAACTCAAGGCAATGCGCATTCGACTGAGGCCGGGAAATATGATCTTGCTACGAAATTGAGGGCTACAATTGTTCAAAAACAAATGGAAACTGAAACTGAGCAGCATAACGGTGGCGGTAATTTGTTACGCCTAATGATAGATGCTTTGAAGGACGATGTGATTGATATTGATGGTTTG GTCTTTGATGAAAAGTTGCCAGGAGAACATATATTTCCTTTGCAG GTTGTTGAGTTTGGGAGATTGGTTGGATCTTTGAGACCAGACGAATCAGAAGATGTGATTGTTTCTAACTGCCAAAAGCTTATTGCCATATTTCACCAGCGTCCAGATCAGAAACTCATATTTGTCAGCCAACATGGCTTGCTCCCCTTAATGGAATTGCTAAAAGTTCCTAAAAATCGT ATAATATGTTCGGTGCTCCAACTTATAAATGAGATAATTAAGGATAATACTGACTTTCAGGAGAATGCTTGTCTTATTGGTTTG ATCCCAGTGGTAATGAACTTCGCCGTCCCCGTCCCTGATCGCCCCCGGGAAATTCGCATGGAGGCAGCTTATTTTTTCCGGCAGCTTTGTCAATCCGg CTCCTTAACACTGCAGATGTTCCTAGCTTGCCAAGGAATACCTGTCCTTGTGGGCTTTCTGGAGGCTGACTATGCTAGACACAG GGAAATGGTTCATCTGGCTATTGACGGTATGTGGCAGGTATTTAAGCTTCAGCGCTCGACTCCTCGGAAGGAATTTTGCTTCATCGCTGCTAGTAATGGAATCCTTCTGAGGCTAATCAATACACTATATAGCTTAAATGAGGCTGCTCGGTTGGCTTCTATATCTGGAGGGACTGGCTTTCCAGGGGATGGTTTAGCTAGATGGCCACGGTCTGGTCAATTAGATCCTAGTCATTCTGCTTTCCTGCAGAGTGAGGCACTCGTTTCTGCAGCTGACCAGCCAGATAATTTTAAGGTTAGGCACGGAATTGCTGATCATTCTCTGCCAGCTGGAGTGCAGGAACCTTCACGTGTTTCAACTTCGAATTCCCAGACCTTAGATGCCAGTCAATCTGATTCCCGCCATCTTCCCATAGACCTAGATAGGCTTCAATCTTGCAGTTTGGCAATTGACTCTTCGCGAGGAGAGCTCGAACTTAGACAACAGCGCATTCCCAATTCCGCAAATAGGATATCCACAGATAAGCCTTTGAAATTGACGGATGGTGCATCAAATGGACATTCCAGTTCGGTAACCTCTCAGCAAGAGCAAGTGCGACCTCTACTTAGCTTGTTGGAGAAGGAGCCGCCTTCCCGACGTTTTTCTGGCCAACTCGAGTATGTTCGTCACCTATCTGGGTTAGAGAGACATGAAAGCATATTGCCTCTACTCCATGCTGCTAATGACAAGAAGACAAATGGAGAACTAGATTTTGTGATGGCTGAATTTGCAG AAGTCACTGGGCACAGAAGGGAGAATGTGAATGTTGACTCTACTCCTAGAGCTTCACACAAGACAATAAATAAGAAGACAGGACTGCCTGGATGTGAGGGAGCTACTTCCACATCTGGAATTGCATCTCAGACTACTTCAGGTGTGCTATCTGGTTCTGGTGTTTTGAATGCCAGACCAGGAAGTGCAGCATCATCCGGGTTGCTTTCACACGTGGTCTCAACTCTGAATGAAGATGTAGCGCGAGACTATCTAGAAAAGGTTGCTGAACTTCTACTTGAGTTTGCACAAGCGGATACAACTGTTAAATCATATATGTGTAGCCAGGGTTTGCTCCTCCGTCTTTTCCAGATGTTTAACCGGATAGAGCGCCCCATTCTTTTGAAG ATACTGAAGTGCATAAATCATCTCTCAATGGACCCAAATTGCTTGGAAAGTCTCCAGCGTGCAGAGGCAATTAAATATCTGATTCCGAACCTTGAACTTAAAGACGGGCCACTTGTATCGCAGATACATCACGAG GTTCTCCATTCACTCTTCAATTTGTGCAAGATAAATAAGAGGAGACAAGAGCAAGCCTCGGAAAATGGAATCATTCCACACTTGATGCATTTTATCGTGACAGATTCGCCATTGAAGCCCCATGCGTTGCCTTTATTGTGTGATATGGCTCACGCATCACGTAATTCAAGGGAGCAACTGAGGGCCCATGGGGGACTTGACGTGTATCTAAGTCTGCTAGATGATGAGTTTTGGTCAGTAACAGCATTGGATTCCATTGCTGTCTGCTTGGCTCATGACAATGACAGTCGGAGAGTGGAGCAGGCATTGTTGAAGAAGGAAGCGGTTCAGAAATTGGTGAAGTTTTTCCAGAGTTGTCCAGAGCAACATTTTGTCCACATTTTGGAgcctttcttaaaaataataac CAAATCGTCTAGGATCAATACAACGCTAGCTGTTAATGGTCTAACGCCTTTGCTCGTTGCAAGGCTAGACCATCAGGATGCTATTGCCCGTCTTAATCTGCTCAAGCTAATTAAG GCTGTTTATGAGCACCACCCTCGTCCCAAGCAGCTGATTGTGGAAAACAATTTGCCCCTGAAACTTCAAAACCTAATCGAGGAACGCAGAGATGGGCAGAGCTCCGGAGGTCAAGTCTTAGTTAAACAGATGGGGACGTCCCTTCTCAAGGCGCTCCACATCAACACCGTCTTGTGA